One genomic region from Marmota flaviventris isolate mMarFla1 chromosome 6, mMarFla1.hap1, whole genome shotgun sequence encodes:
- the LOC114086745 gene encoding thiosulfate sulfurtransferase/rhodanese-like domain-containing protein 3 isoform X1, translating to MLPWLLFRTARRAVLGSVETELCDLKSIKESCHNFCTATSKAVTYKELKNLLNSKNIMLIDVRETWEILEYGKIPGSVNIPLNEVSEALQMNPRDFKEKYHEVKPSKSDSLVFSCLAGRRSKKALDTAISLGFHRAQHYAGGWKEWETYEFSENKKGN from the exons ATGCTGCCCTGGCTGCTGTTCCGGACTGCGCGCAGGGCTGTCCTCGGGTCCGTGGAGACTGAGCTCTGCG atttgaaGTCAATAAAGGAAAGCTGCCACAATTTTTGTACTGCTACTTCTAAGGCTGTCActtataaggaactcaaaaaccTGTTGAATtccaaaaacattatgctaattgATGTCAGAGAGACATGGGAAATACTTGAATATGGAAAAATCCCAGGATCTGTCAATATACCAT TGAATGAGGTAAGTGAAGCTCTCCAGATGAACCCAAGAGACTTCAAAGAGAAGTACCATGAAGTAAAGCCATCCAAATCCGACAGTCTAGTGTTTTCTTGTTTAGCCGGAAGGAGAAGCAAAAAGGCTCTGGACACAGCAATATCTCTGGGCTTTCACAG GGCTCAACACTATGCTGGAGGATGGAAGGAATGGGAAACCTAtgaattttcagaaaacaaaaaaggaaattga
- the LOC114086745 gene encoding thiosulfate sulfurtransferase/rhodanese-like domain-containing protein 3 isoform X2 produces the protein MSGKDGINEDLKSIKESCHNFCTATSKAVTYKELKNLLNSKNIMLIDVRETWEILEYGKIPGSVNIPLNEVSEALQMNPRDFKEKYHEVKPSKSDSLVFSCLAGRRSKKALDTAISLGFHRAQHYAGGWKEWETYEFSENKKGN, from the exons ATGTCAGGGAAGGATGGCATTAACGAGG atttgaaGTCAATAAAGGAAAGCTGCCACAATTTTTGTACTGCTACTTCTAAGGCTGTCActtataaggaactcaaaaaccTGTTGAATtccaaaaacattatgctaattgATGTCAGAGAGACATGGGAAATACTTGAATATGGAAAAATCCCAGGATCTGTCAATATACCAT TGAATGAGGTAAGTGAAGCTCTCCAGATGAACCCAAGAGACTTCAAAGAGAAGTACCATGAAGTAAAGCCATCCAAATCCGACAGTCTAGTGTTTTCTTGTTTAGCCGGAAGGAGAAGCAAAAAGGCTCTGGACACAGCAATATCTCTGGGCTTTCACAG GGCTCAACACTATGCTGGAGGATGGAAGGAATGGGAAACCTAtgaattttcagaaaacaaaaaaggaaattga